One window from the genome of Molothrus ater isolate BHLD 08-10-18 breed brown headed cowbird chromosome 5, BPBGC_Mater_1.1, whole genome shotgun sequence encodes:
- the DUSP16 gene encoding dual specificity protein phosphatase 16 translates to MAHEMIRTQLIVPEKLVALLESGTEKLLLIDSRPFVEYNTSHILDAININCSKLMKRRLQQDKVLITELIQHSAKHKIEIDCKQEVVVYDQSSKDVTSLSSDCFLTVLLGKLEKNFSSVYLLSGGFAEFSSSFPGLCEGKSTLIPTCISQPCLPVSNTGPTRILPHLYLGCQRDVLNKELMQQNDIGYVLNASNTCPKPDFIPESHFLRVPVNDSFCEKILPWLDKSVDFIEKAKASNGHVLVHCLAGISRSATIAIAYIMKRMDMSLDEAYRFVKEKRPTISPNFNFLGQLLDFEKKLKNQSGQPGPISKLKLLHLEKSSEQVQVLEGGQSSLSPGQLCLSAASELLEPKPTDTRGHPAPLEDGPLVQGINGLHVSLDKVEDSNRLKRSFSLDIKSVSYSASSSCVTASVQGFASSEDTLEYYKHAAALEGSGKLCQFSPVQEVSEQSPESSPDQEEAARPQEGPGPWPLDSAASRPHAGRPLLYPLHRSGSVEDTYRTNFVFGLSTSQQHLAKSAAGLGLKGWHSDILAPQPSSLTNSWYFAAESSSHFYSASAVFGGGGAFPAYSCSQLPSGCEQPSAVRRRARQADRGDSRRSWHEESSFEKQFKRRSCQMEFGESILADNRSREELGKVGSQSSFSGSMEIIEVS, encoded by the exons ATGGCCCATGAGATGATCAGGACCCAGCTCATTGTCCCCGAGAAGCTGGTGGCTTTGCTGGAGAGTGGgacagagaagctgctgctgattGACAGCCGCCCCTTTGTGGAGTACAACACCTCCCACATCCTGGATGCCATCAACATCAACTGCTCCAAGCTCATGAAGcgcaggctgcagcaggacaaagTTTTGATCACCGAGCTCATTCAGCACTCAGCAAAACACAAG ATTGAAATTGATTGCAAGCAGGAAGTGGTGGTGTATGACCAAAGTTCTAAAGATGTGACCTCTCTCTCATCTGACTGTTTTCTTACTGTGCTCCTGGGCAAACTGGAGAAGAACTTCAGCTCTGTGTATCTGCTTTCAG GTGGATTTGCTGAGTTCTCCAGCTCTTTCCCTGGTCTCTGTGAAGGAAAATCCACACTCATCCCTACTTGCATTTCTCAACCCTGCCTACCTGTTTCCAACACTGGCCCAACTAGAATCCTGCCTCATCTCTACCTTGGGTGTCAGCGAGATGTCCTCAACAAG GAGCTGATGCAGCAGAATGACATTGGCTACGTCCTGAATGCCAGCAATACTTGTCCAAAGCCTGATTTTATTCCAGAATCCCATTTCCTCAGAGTGCCTGTGAATGACAGTTTTTGTGAGAAAATTCTACCTTGGTTGGATAAATCAGTCGATTTTATAG aaaaagcaaaagcatccAATGGCCATGTGTTGGTGCACTGTTTAGCTGGGATATCTCGCTCTGCCACAATTGCCATTGCATACATCATGAAAAGAATGGATATGTCCTTGGATGAAGCTTACAG atttgtgaaagaaaagaggCCAACCATTTCTCCCAACTTCAACTTCCTGGGCCAGCTTTTGGACTTCGAGAAGAAGCTCAAGAACCAGAGCGGCCAGCCCGGCCCCATCAGCAAGCTGAAGCTGCTGCACTTGGAGAAGAGCAGCGAGCAGGTGCAGGTGCTGGAGGGCGGCCAGAGCAGCCTCTCCCCcggccagctctgcctctcgGCCGCCtcggagctgctggagcccaaGCCCACGGACACCCGCGGGCACCCGGCGCCGCTGGAGGACGGCCCGCTGGTGCAGGGCATCAACGGGCTGCACGTCTCCCTGGACAAGGTGGAGGACAGCAACCGCCTGAAGCGCTCCTTTTCCCTGGACATCAAATCCGTGTCCTACTCAGCGAGCAGCAGCTGCGTCACCGCATCGGTGCAGGGCTTCGCCTCCTCCGAGGACACGCTGGAGTACTACAAACACGCGGCTGCCCTGGAGGGTAGCGGCAAGCTGTGCCAGTTCTCCCCCGTGCAGGAGGTGTCGGAGCAGAGCCCGGAGAGCAGCCCCGACCAGGAGGAGGCGGCGCGGCCCCAGGAGGGCCCGGGCCCGTGGCCGCTGGACAGCGCGGCCTCACGGCCACACGCGGGCCGGCCCCTGCTGTACCCCCTGCACCGCAGCGGCAGCGTGGAAGACACCTACAGAACGAACTTCGTGTTCGGGCTCTccaccagccagcagcacctggccaAGTCCGCCGCGGGGCTGGGCCTCAAGGGCTGGCACTCGGACATCCTGGCCCCGCAGCCCTCGTCCCTTACCAACAGCTGGTATTTCGCCGCCGAGTCCTCCTCGCATTTCTACTCGGCCTCGGCGGTGTTCGGGGGCGGCGGCGCCTTCCCCGCctacagctgcagccagctgcccTCGGGCTGCGAGCAGCCCAGCGCCGTGCGCCGCCGGGCCCGCCAGGCCGACCGCGGCGACTCCCGGCGCAGCTGGCACGAGGAGAGCTCCTTCGAGAAGCAGTTCAAGCGCAGGAGCTGCCAGATGGAGTTCGGGGAGAGCATCCTGGCGGACAACAGATCCAGAGAGGAACTGGGCAAAGTGGGCAGTCAGTCCAGCTTTTCAGGCAGCATGGAAATCATTGAAGTGTCCTGA